In Humulus lupulus chromosome 6, drHumLupu1.1, whole genome shotgun sequence, a single genomic region encodes these proteins:
- the LOC133783107 gene encoding uncharacterized protein LOC133783107, whose product MEVDKQSSTFGAVKSDDNCSLDLELPESDSLFDRKKILLQKKGFNTKEEIHLKSSSDPDLIMTSLKIMLQIARIINFDEVELYFWEDDTSSTVDLYSPRNEVVALNSILRLVENSLDGQTQIQKNILQELRNAVVDMIGNCSDANSIKSVIVEDHSCDKEKCLVQWGEDNGMRSRLRIAYVEGAGRGAIAREDLKAGDTALEIPTSLIISEELMKKSDMYQILEKRNEMSSETMLLLWSMKEKYNNNSRFKNYFDTLPEEFHTGLSFGVEAFMVLGDTVLMEEIIQAKEHLQVQYNQLVPPLCNEHPDIFPPELYTWEQFLWACELWYSNSMKIMFPDRELRTCLVPVAGFLNHSLSPHVISYGKVDSTTDTLKFCLSRPCRAGEECFLSYGNFSSSHLITFYGFVPKGDNPYDIIPLELEGDEGDFDENSHISSVTTHMARGTWFSKNHDIFHYGLPSPLLDYFRRAQNPMPFSKTLVQENLENEIEILEQLHLNFLDMMEKLGEAELDDRENTRWDVKLAIESKDIQRRIVSSILTSCSSGIDLLKDNLCRCMAAQDTSG is encoded by the exons ATGGAGGTTGACAAG CAATCTTCAACTTTTGGAGCTGTGAAATCAGATGATAACTGCTCACTTGATCTCGAGCTTCCAGAAAGTGACTCTCTTTTTGACAGAAAGAAG ATTTTGTTACAAAAGAAGGGATTTAATACCAAGGAAGAAATACATCTAAAAAGCTCATCAGATCCTGATTTGATTATGACTTCATTGAAAATTATGCTTCAAATAGCACGGATCATAAACTTTGATGAG GTAGAGCTTTATTTTTGGGAAGATGACACAAGCTCAACAGTTGACTTATACAGTCCCAGAAATGAGGTAGTAGCTTTGAATTCAATCCTTCGGCTTGTTGAGAATTCACTTGATGGTCAGACACAAATACAAAAGAATATCCTGCAAGAATTACGCAATGCTGTTGTTGATATGATTGGTAACTGTTCGGATGCGAATAGTATCAAGTCTGTGATTGTAGAAGACCACAGCTGTGACAAAGAAAAATGCTTGGTACAATGGGGTGAAGACAATGGCATGAGATCAAGGTTACGGATTGCCT ATGTGGAAGGAGCGGGAAGGGGAGCCATAGCAAGAGAAGATCTGAAAGCTGGAGATACTGCTTTGGAGATCCCTACCTCTTTAATCATTTccgaggagctaatgaagaaatcTGACATG TATCAAATATTAGAAAAGAGGAATGAAATGTCCTCTGAGACAATGCTGTTGCTGTGGAGCATGAAGGAGAAGTACAATAATAATTCAAGATTTAAGAACTACTTCGACACGCTGCCAGAAGAATTTCATACAG GATTGAGTTTTGGTGTTGAAGCATTCATGGTTTTGGGTGACACTGTGCTGATGGAGGAGATAATACAAGCAAAAGAG CACTTGCAGGTGCAGTATAATCAGCTGGTCCCACCTCTATGCAATGAGCATCCTGATATATTTCCTCCAGAGCTGTATACATGGGAGCAATTCTTATGGGCGTGTGAACTCTGGTACTCGAATAGCATGAAGATAATGTTTCCTGACAGAGAGCTAAGGACATGTTTAGTTCCTGTTGCTGGCTTTTTGAATCATTCG CTATCCCCACATGTAATATCATATGGCAAAGTGGACTCAACAACGGACACCTTGAAATTCTGTCTATCAAGGCCATGTCGTGCAGGAGAGGAATGCTTCCTTAGCTATGGAAACTTCTCTTCTTCTCATCTGATTACCTTCTATGGCTTTGTGCCAAAAGGAGATAACCCATATGACATCATCCCATTAG AACTCGAAGGTGATGAGGGTGATTTCGATGAGAACAGCCACATATCAAGTGTGACCACTCACATGGCAAGGGGTACATGGTTCTCAAAAAACCACGATATTTTCCATTATGGGTTGCCCTCTCCATTGCTGGACTACTTCAGGAGAGCTCAGAATCCAATGCCATTCTCCAAAAccctt GTGCAAGAAAACTTGGAGAATGAAATAGAAATTCTCGAACAACTCCACCTTAACTTTCTTGACATGATGGAGAAACTCGGCGAAGCAGAACTTGATGACAG AGAAAACACTCGCTGGGATGTGAAGCTGGCGATAGAGTCCAAAGATATTCAAAGGCGAATCGTCTCTTCAATCTTAACTTCATGTAGTTCGGGTATCGATTTACTTAAAGACAATTTGTGCAGATGCATGGCTGCCCAGGACACTAGTGGTTAG